Proteins encoded within one genomic window of Pedobacter africanus:
- a CDS encoding protein-disulfide reductase DsbD domain-containing protein — translation MKKLIMALLLLTSVQLVKAQMVDPVKWSYAAKKVSATEAVVYLKATIEEGWHLYSQDIADGGPTKTVFTFAPSAQYALVGKTLESKPIAKFEKMFNMQVKYFENKAVFQQKVKLKSKNQTTVKGSVNFGACDDTSCIPPKDVQFSVTIKS, via the coding sequence ATGAAAAAACTGATTATGGCCCTACTGCTGCTAACCTCGGTACAGTTGGTAAAGGCCCAAATGGTAGATCCGGTAAAATGGAGCTATGCAGCAAAAAAAGTAAGCGCAACAGAAGCTGTTGTGTACCTTAAAGCAACTATTGAAGAGGGCTGGCACTTGTATTCGCAGGATATTGCCGATGGAGGCCCTACCAAAACAGTATTTACTTTTGCCCCTTCGGCTCAGTATGCACTCGTTGGAAAAACCCTCGAATCTAAACCAATTGCAAAATTTGAAAAGATGTTCAATATGCAGGTGAAATATTTTGAAAACAAAGCTGTTTTTCAGCAAAAGGTAAAGCTGAAATCTAAAAACCAGACCACAGTTAAGGGAAGTGTTAATTTTGGTGCTTGCGATGACACCAGTTGTATACCACCTAAGGATGTACAATTTAGCGTAACCATTAAATCGTAA
- a CDS encoding TlpA disulfide reductase family protein: MKQLIKIVLSFLLLGGFSAMAQEFTLHGNIKNFSGPSVQLNITKDHMGAPEAITIPVQKGKFSYKGKALRSPYFASLAIEPQKQIQFVLYNESVSIEADANDLKSTKLSGGKQIEQYNQYRQTLGALETEIRENYTKLRSLDKESAAAVVLKEKNNALNKKSEVLATKFIEQHPGSGVSPFLLWSNRLDMATEVKLYSSLDSNLLADNSFFKFITPSMVGQRNTAVGKMVPAMKQADTLGNLVSLRDFKGKYLLIDFWASWCVPCRAANPGMVKLYNHYKSKNFTVLGISLDKNDKAKWTEAIRKDGLTWNHISDLKGWDNEISRAFGVSSIPATVLVDPNGVIIARNLSEQELETLLEEKLK, encoded by the coding sequence ATGAAACAGTTAATCAAAATCGTATTAAGCTTTCTACTGCTTGGTGGCTTCAGTGCCATGGCGCAGGAATTTACACTACATGGCAACATCAAAAATTTTAGTGGACCATCTGTGCAACTCAATATCACTAAAGATCATATGGGTGCACCCGAGGCCATCACCATACCTGTTCAAAAAGGGAAATTCAGTTATAAAGGGAAAGCATTGCGCTCTCCCTATTTTGCCAGTTTAGCCATCGAACCACAGAAGCAAATTCAGTTTGTACTTTACAACGAGTCAGTCAGTATTGAAGCAGATGCCAATGATTTGAAGTCAACAAAACTATCAGGTGGTAAGCAAATTGAACAATACAATCAATATCGTCAGACTTTAGGTGCTTTGGAAACTGAAATCAGGGAAAACTATACGAAATTGCGATCGCTGGACAAGGAATCGGCAGCCGCAGTAGTACTTAAAGAGAAAAACAATGCGCTGAACAAGAAAAGCGAGGTGCTGGCAACTAAATTCATTGAACAGCATCCAGGCTCCGGGGTTTCTCCCTTTTTGTTATGGTCAAATCGTTTGGATATGGCTACTGAGGTGAAGTTGTACAGCAGCCTGGATTCTAACCTGCTGGCAGATAACTCGTTTTTTAAATTCATAACGCCCTCTATGGTAGGGCAGAGAAACACCGCAGTTGGGAAAATGGTTCCGGCAATGAAGCAGGCTGACACGCTGGGCAATCTGGTGTCATTAAGAGATTTTAAAGGCAAGTATTTGCTGATTGATTTCTGGGCATCCTGGTGTGTACCCTGTCGTGCCGCTAATCCGGGTATGGTAAAGCTTTATAATCATTATAAATCTAAAAACTTTACCGTTCTGGGGATTTCTTTAGATAAGAACGATAAGGCTAAATGGACGGAGGCCATCAGGAAAGACGGTCTTACCTGGAATCATATATCAGACCTGAAAGGATGGGACAACGAGATTTCCCGTGCTTTTGGGGTAAGCAGTATCCCGGCCACAGTCCTTGTTGATCCGAACGGCGTAATCATTGCACGAAACCTGTCGGAGCAAGAGCTAGAGACTTTACTTGAAGAAAAGTTGAAGTAA
- a CDS encoding TlpA disulfide reductase family protein, with translation MKTLKKLAATALICVTGTAFAQQATVKGNIKGLGDAELNFHYYEGSEAKTSSVKAAGDKFTWTAPMANPQKVTVMFPKRAVWLFVEPGNMELNGSMDSLNKVKLTGSKIQDEADAYNKLLEPFSAQEQPLYQKYGKVSKEEQLALEQKLQDIRMQKRAVANKYIAEHPESAFSLSLVTDRAGMGEYKDIQAVYDKLGKNVKASPEGKRLTERLAILKRSAIGTPMLNFTQNDTEGKPVNFSAFKGKYVLVDFWASWCGPCRAENPNVLKAYNKYKDKNFTVVGISLDDKGDNWKKAIKDDGMPWTQLSDLKGWKNEVSQYYGIMGIPSTLLVDPKGNIIAKDLRGEILNKKLEEIFNN, from the coding sequence ATGAAAACACTTAAAAAATTGGCGGCAACGGCGTTGATCTGTGTAACAGGTACAGCCTTTGCGCAGCAAGCTACAGTAAAAGGCAACATCAAAGGCCTGGGCGATGCGGAACTGAATTTCCACTATTATGAAGGCAGTGAAGCCAAAACCAGTAGTGTAAAAGCCGCCGGCGACAAATTTACCTGGACAGCCCCTATGGCCAATCCGCAAAAAGTAACTGTGATGTTCCCAAAAAGGGCGGTATGGTTATTTGTTGAACCGGGAAATATGGAACTGAACGGAAGCATGGACTCCCTGAACAAAGTGAAGCTTACCGGCTCTAAAATCCAGGATGAGGCCGATGCATACAATAAGCTGCTGGAGCCATTCTCAGCACAGGAGCAGCCCTTGTACCAGAAGTACGGCAAGGTGAGCAAGGAAGAACAACTGGCATTGGAACAAAAGCTTCAGGACATCAGGATGCAAAAACGTGCTGTTGCCAATAAATACATCGCCGAACATCCGGAAAGCGCTTTTAGCCTGAGCCTGGTTACAGATCGTGCCGGAATGGGTGAGTATAAGGATATACAGGCTGTGTACGATAAATTGGGTAAAAACGTAAAAGCCAGTCCGGAAGGCAAACGTCTTACCGAGCGTCTGGCCATACTGAAACGCAGCGCTATCGGTACACCAATGCTGAACTTCACCCAGAACGATACTGAAGGAAAACCGGTTAACTTTTCAGCTTTTAAAGGTAAATATGTGCTGGTTGATTTCTGGGCCAGCTGGTGTGGACCATGCCGCGCAGAAAATCCTAATGTGCTGAAAGCTTATAATAAATATAAAGACAAAAATTTTACTGTGGTAGGTATCTCGCTGGACGATAAGGGTGACAACTGGAAAAAGGCAATTAAAGATGATGGTATGCCATGGACCCAGCTTTCTGATTTGAAAGGTTGGAAAAACGAAGTTTCTCAATATTACGGCATTATGGGTATCCCAAGTACTTTGCTGGTAGATCCTAAAGGAAACATCATAGCCAAAGATTTGAGAGGGGAGATCCTGAACAAGAAACTGGAAGAAATATTTAACAATTAG
- a CDS encoding TlpA disulfide reductase family protein yields MRKLKYLAAAMLLAMASSGSFAQKDGSYTLTGTVKGIADGTVELATYDSRTRTTKKIGSASVKNGKFVVSGKLNTPELVSLSFIPGNWGAQVFLENRAIAITADTTGSQHYDYTQYGGVKGAVLKKVQVNGSASHTAYQGYEASITGLKGREALFSAQLNYIRPYIAKHPGSVAGAYMLSNHYMFNSSLPLNEMEQMLAQFKAPATQSLYYSNLQKEVAERKAVLPGNYAEDFTLMKPDSTKFTLSSTRGKYVMIDFWASWCKPCREAIPHWKEVYAKYKNRGFEIVAVTNDSRWSDWKKAMDAEQMPWIQLADEFPVKNMPARVISKYKHGTIPLYVLLDKEGKILVKSGDKSEIDRKLAELLGS; encoded by the coding sequence ATGAGGAAATTAAAATATTTGGCTGCGGCTATGCTATTGGCTATGGCCTCGTCTGGTAGCTTTGCACAAAAGGATGGTAGTTACACATTAACAGGTACTGTTAAAGGAATTGCCGATGGCACAGTAGAGCTGGCCACTTACGATTCAAGAACCAGGACCACAAAAAAAATTGGTTCAGCCAGTGTAAAGAACGGCAAGTTTGTAGTCAGCGGGAAATTGAATACCCCAGAGCTGGTGAGCCTTTCTTTTATTCCAGGGAACTGGGGTGCCCAGGTTTTCCTGGAAAACAGAGCCATAGCTATTACTGCCGATACAACAGGCTCACAACATTATGATTATACCCAATACGGTGGGGTAAAGGGGGCTGTACTCAAAAAGGTGCAGGTAAACGGCTCTGCAAGCCACACTGCCTATCAGGGATATGAAGCCAGCATCACAGGACTAAAAGGCAGAGAAGCCTTGTTTTCAGCACAATTGAATTACATCCGTCCTTACATTGCCAAGCACCCTGGTTCAGTTGCCGGTGCTTATATGCTCAGCAACCACTATATGTTTAACTCCAGTTTACCGCTTAATGAGATGGAACAAATGCTTGCCCAGTTTAAAGCCCCAGCTACACAATCTTTGTACTACAGCAACCTTCAAAAAGAAGTTGCAGAAAGAAAAGCAGTATTGCCGGGAAATTATGCAGAGGACTTTACTTTAATGAAGCCAGACAGCACTAAGTTTACACTTTCATCAACCAGGGGCAAATATGTGATGATCGATTTCTGGGCCAGCTGGTGCAAGCCCTGCCGTGAGGCTATCCCGCACTGGAAAGAAGTGTATGCCAAATACAAAAACAGGGGATTTGAGATTGTAGCGGTAACCAACGATAGCCGGTGGAGCGACTGGAAAAAAGCCATGGACGCAGAACAAATGCCATGGATACAGCTGGCAGATGAATTTCCGGTAAAAAATATGCCAGCCAGGGTGATCAGCAAGTATAAACACGGTACCATACCGCTGTATGTACTGCTAGACAAAGAAGGTAAAATTTTAGTGAAGAGTGGTGATAAAAGCGAAATAGATCGTAAACTAGCAGAGCTATTAGGAAGCTAA
- a CDS encoding TlpA disulfide reductase family protein gives MMKTKYTLMFVTLLGSVTNTFAQGKPRVNANGTNLSISEAALMYGKNDPMVKSSRQQNTFVLKGKIKGQDSGFLKLSYLGADGKAVQDSAAIQNGGFEFIGNLNEPVMAYFMGAVKSRGMDDPNLTSFFLEPGNLTMEVTAGDFKNLKLKGSKTQDEVTALNIRKKPQMDHMRMLSAVYDKANMAYIDARKAGKPEAELEALKEAATAAKDKMDPFREEIGKIDMEYIKTHPDSYYTAYALRWKVSSLPLAESKSLYAKLSDRVKQSSYGKEIAKEIKSLEGGSPGSPASMFSSTDINGQPLALADFKGKKYVLLDFWASWCVPCRKGNPHLLSLYSKYKDKGLEIIGVSDDDSNLDAWKKAVEKDNIGVWKHVLRGLKRTATGYDKTNDITEPYAIHSLPTKILVDKNGMIIGRYGGGGENDEAMDKKLAEIFNN, from the coding sequence ATGATGAAAACAAAGTATACCCTGATGTTTGTAACACTGCTGGGCAGTGTTACAAACACTTTTGCTCAAGGAAAGCCTCGGGTTAATGCAAATGGTACTAATCTGAGTATTAGTGAGGCTGCATTGATGTATGGAAAAAACGATCCTATGGTAAAATCATCCCGACAGCAAAATACTTTTGTACTTAAAGGGAAGATCAAAGGGCAGGACTCCGGTTTCTTAAAGCTGTCGTATCTTGGAGCCGATGGTAAAGCTGTTCAGGATAGTGCGGCCATACAAAACGGGGGCTTTGAATTCATAGGCAACCTGAACGAGCCTGTAATGGCCTACTTTATGGGGGCAGTAAAAAGCAGAGGGATGGATGATCCTAACCTGACTTCTTTTTTTCTTGAACCCGGAAACCTTACAATGGAGGTAACTGCAGGTGACTTTAAGAACCTGAAATTGAAAGGCTCTAAAACCCAAGATGAAGTAACGGCATTGAATATCCGTAAAAAGCCGCAAATGGACCACATGCGGATGCTGTCGGCGGTCTACGATAAAGCCAATATGGCCTATATTGACGCCAGGAAGGCCGGAAAGCCCGAAGCCGAGCTGGAAGCATTGAAGGAAGCTGCCACTGCAGCGAAGGATAAAATGGACCCTTTCAGGGAAGAGATAGGTAAAATAGATATGGAGTACATAAAAACTCATCCTGATTCTTACTATACGGCTTATGCCCTGCGTTGGAAGGTTTCTTCTTTGCCGCTGGCAGAATCGAAATCACTTTATGCGAAATTATCAGACAGGGTAAAGCAAAGCAGCTACGGTAAAGAGATCGCCAAAGAGATCAAAAGCTTGGAAGGTGGATCGCCAGGAAGTCCGGCTTCGATGTTCAGTTCAACTGACATTAATGGACAGCCCCTGGCCCTGGCCGATTTTAAAGGTAAAAAATATGTACTGCTCGATTTCTGGGCCAGCTGGTGTGTGCCTTGCCGTAAAGGCAACCCTCATTTGCTTTCCCTGTACAGTAAGTACAAAGATAAGGGTTTGGAAATCATAGGTGTATCTGACGACGACAGCAACCTTGATGCCTGGAAAAAGGCCGTAGAAAAAGACAATATTGGTGTATGGAAACACGTGTTGAGGGGTTTAAAAAGAACAGCCACCGGATATGATAAAACGAACGACATTACGGAACCCTATGCCATTCATTCACTGCCAACAAAGATCCTTGTAGATAAAAACGGAATGATTATTGGCCGTTACGGCGGCGGTGGAGAAAATGATGAGGCCATGGATAAAAAGCTGGCTGAAATTTTTAACAATTAA
- a CDS encoding RagB/SusD family nutrient uptake outer membrane protein, giving the protein MKKIVCYIMLLLTTISQYACKKDLNALPPQAKVEGNVIIDQKSAEVAMNGAYSRLAVVGTSLSVNSTTYSIYHEVTPAMYAGWMQYGFGQVPDYINAVTPAASATLWTPNYAILNAANGVVEGVNALADSKFTGTRKAEMLAEARFLRAYAHFNLLAYYSEWYNINSAYGVMLRKESLQLSNAAQARSNVKDSYDFILQDIDFAIANAADTRPNYYANKTAAKVLKMRVLMLRGQSADYGSIITLANEVMANTNYQLEASLKDLMQVKGLTSKEIILGITPFTSQVGKRSRFEFIQSSVYLASPQFRKLLENDPRATWMLTKATTSTQASIRDSTYMSKFFGPKVEESYVFRLSEVYLLKAEAIVRSGGNLADARTLVHQVQEKAGITALANTVNYLAVENANTPALMLVEIYKEFSRNMVAEDGIEWLALLRLPFATVRQLRPTIIEQKQYILPIPLTEFQLNPTIGEQNPGYPRQ; this is encoded by the coding sequence ATGAAAAAGATTGTTTGCTATATCATGTTACTGCTGACCACTATAAGTCAGTACGCATGTAAAAAAGACCTGAATGCTTTGCCTCCTCAGGCCAAAGTTGAAGGTAATGTCATTATCGATCAGAAAAGTGCAGAAGTGGCGATGAATGGAGCCTACAGCCGCCTGGCTGTAGTGGGCACTTCTTTGTCAGTAAACAGTACCACGTATTCGATCTATCACGAGGTAACACCCGCTATGTATGCGGGTTGGATGCAGTACGGGTTTGGGCAGGTTCCCGACTACATCAATGCAGTTACGCCTGCGGCTTCGGCTACTTTATGGACACCTAATTACGCGATACTAAATGCGGCAAATGGTGTTGTAGAAGGGGTAAATGCACTAGCTGACAGTAAGTTTACGGGTACAAGGAAAGCAGAAATGCTGGCAGAGGCCCGGTTTTTACGTGCTTATGCACACTTCAATTTGCTAGCTTATTATTCGGAATGGTACAACATTAACAGTGCTTATGGCGTAATGTTGCGGAAGGAAAGTCTGCAGTTGAGTAATGCCGCGCAGGCGCGGAGCAATGTGAAAGACAGCTATGACTTTATCTTGCAGGATATAGATTTTGCAATTGCAAATGCAGCCGATACCAGACCAAACTATTATGCCAACAAAACCGCTGCAAAAGTGCTGAAAATGCGTGTGCTGATGCTACGTGGGCAATCTGCTGATTATGGCAGCATTATCACGTTAGCCAACGAGGTTATGGCCAATACCAATTATCAGCTGGAAGCAAGTCTGAAAGACCTGATGCAGGTAAAAGGACTGACCAGTAAGGAAATTATACTTGGCATTACTCCATTTACTTCGCAGGTAGGCAAAAGGTCCAGATTTGAGTTTATACAGTCTTCCGTCTATCTCGCCTCGCCGCAGTTCAGAAAATTATTGGAAAATGATCCGCGAGCTACCTGGATGCTCACCAAGGCTACCACATCTACCCAGGCTTCGATCAGAGATTCCACTTATATGAGCAAATTCTTCGGTCCAAAAGTGGAAGAGTCTTATGTTTTCCGTCTTTCAGAAGTTTACCTGCTTAAAGCAGAAGCTATCGTCCGCTCCGGAGGCAATTTAGCCGATGCAAGAACCTTGGTTCACCAGGTGCAGGAAAAGGCAGGGATAACTGCCCTGGCCAATACGGTTAACTATCTTGCAGTAGAGAATGCCAATACACCTGCTTTGATGTTGGTAGAGATTTATAAAGAATTCTCGAGGAACATGGTGGCCGAAGACGGTATTGAATGGCTGGCATTGTTACGTCTTCCTTTTGCAACAGTAAGGCAACTCAGACCAACCATAATTGAACAGAAACAGTATATCCTGCCAATTCCTTTAACAGAATTCCAGCTAAATCCAACGATAGGGGAACAAAATCCGGGATATCCAAGGCAATAA
- a CDS encoding TonB-dependent receptor: MYNFYTKRLIQLFGCISKIQLMMNLALRRANRTGKREWIMRVNLTTLLLITVILQVSAGSYAQKITLSEKNAPIKSVLDKIRTQSGYDFLFTTTNLRTANPVTIQVKDVDLKEVLKRVFENQPFDYSVANNSVVVSRKEPSFLDKLKNAFSAVDVRGRVLDEDGKPMAGVSVKLKGTSTKSTSSNEQGFFSLSVPDNAVLVFSYVGYVTREMTASPTMVVVMQQGQNRLEETVVVGYGSTKRKDLTGSVASVSMSEVKNVPFMSLDNAMVGKAAGVQVIKADGAPGGAVRIRVRGGTSLIGSNDPLYVIDGVPVTVTNTFVGTTDMTNPMENYGGENARNSAISGSYARGLNNLAGLNIEDIESIDILKDASATAIYGSKAANGVVIVTTKKGKKNEKPVLEMNYYAGFSKARSEKVLNRDQYLSVLKEAAQTRVTEDQRLGRTPDPASLSIVNGTANLGNGNTDWLDEVLRNGLTQNATVSVRGGGTGSTYYSSLSYSQQKGTLISSDFSRVSGRLNLDNEITSKLRVITNVDYSFTKNNVTNGLYGNALLAPPTINPYNADGSFTIFDNYNVGSDFGLQNPLALATATNLGKTNQLRGSLSGEYTILKDLKLKSMLQVNFNSYKQRNYIPSYLEIANPNSQGGVSAGGGVGSQALNESTNTLIENTLTWDKEFNADHRLNMVAGQSFEKYTAEFFSAEGRTFPDDIYLNNLTSAATPTQVRGSNPSGQYALLSFYARANYSFKDRYLLTFTGRADISSKFAQGNQAGYFPSGAIAWKINQEPFLKNVKWIDELKIRVSAGKTGTNSIADNMFRTLYTPTAYAGAAAIVPTQLGNDKIKWESTLQKDLGLDYGFFNNRLRGSFGYYDKTTDGVLLNISTAPSFAFGNVVVNIAEVRNRGLEFDVRGDIIQSKGFSWSTAFNIARNRSKVLKVNGGPFSDPNNRNALNLGTSIVKEGEPLGLLYGRISQGVIKTQEQLDAQKAAFPLWSVFNRWLNIGDLSYEIDPATQVWKQDIIGNATPDFFGGFTNIFGYKNFSLTTLMTFSYGNDLLYQNDVSNRAVVNSVNKGVAILDHYSASNLNSNRQRLIWGGSVFNTNENVYDASYLRMKSITLAYDLPRRLATKWNVRMASIYISATNLFTITNYPGLDPEVSDAPGSIIGGGRDLSTYPTTRELTIGLRFGF; this comes from the coding sequence ATGTACAATTTTTACACAAAAAGGTTGATACAGCTTTTTGGCTGTATTTCCAAAATCCAGTTGATGATGAACCTGGCTTTACGCCGGGCGAATAGAACCGGAAAAAGAGAATGGATTATGCGAGTTAACCTGACCACTTTACTCTTAATCACAGTTATCCTGCAGGTAAGCGCAGGTAGCTATGCGCAAAAAATTACCTTATCGGAAAAAAATGCGCCCATTAAGTCTGTATTAGACAAAATCAGAACCCAAAGTGGGTATGACTTTTTATTTACCACCACCAATTTACGGACCGCAAATCCGGTTACCATACAGGTAAAAGACGTTGACCTGAAAGAAGTATTAAAACGGGTTTTTGAGAACCAGCCCTTTGACTATTCAGTGGCCAACAATTCTGTAGTAGTTTCCAGGAAAGAGCCTTCCTTTCTGGATAAACTTAAGAATGCTTTTTCTGCTGTTGATGTTCGGGGCCGCGTGCTGGATGAAGACGGGAAGCCGATGGCGGGGGTGAGTGTCAAATTGAAAGGGACTTCTACAAAGTCAACTTCATCTAACGAACAGGGCTTTTTTAGCCTTTCTGTTCCGGATAATGCGGTGTTGGTATTCTCTTACGTAGGTTATGTTACCCGGGAGATGACAGCCAGTCCGACCATGGTTGTGGTGATGCAGCAGGGACAGAATAGGTTGGAAGAAACCGTAGTAGTTGGTTATGGCAGTACAAAAAGAAAGGACCTGACTGGCTCGGTAGCATCAGTGAGTATGTCTGAAGTAAAAAATGTACCTTTCATGAGCCTTGACAATGCCATGGTGGGTAAGGCCGCGGGTGTGCAGGTGATCAAGGCTGATGGTGCACCGGGTGGTGCAGTAAGGATCAGGGTAAGGGGCGGAACCTCATTAATCGGTTCTAATGATCCTTTGTATGTCATTGATGGTGTTCCCGTAACTGTTACCAATACTTTTGTGGGTACAACTGATATGACCAACCCTATGGAGAATTATGGTGGTGAGAATGCCAGGAACAGCGCTATCTCAGGCTCCTATGCACGCGGACTAAACAACCTGGCTGGCTTGAATATTGAAGATATAGAAAGTATTGATATCCTGAAGGATGCTTCCGCAACTGCAATCTACGGCTCCAAGGCAGCCAACGGCGTTGTTATTGTAACAACTAAAAAAGGTAAAAAGAATGAAAAGCCAGTTCTGGAGATGAATTACTACGCTGGCTTTAGCAAGGCAAGGTCTGAAAAAGTACTGAACCGTGATCAATATCTGTCTGTACTAAAGGAGGCTGCACAGACCAGGGTAACCGAAGATCAGCGTCTGGGCAGAACCCCAGACCCTGCGTCGCTTTCTATCGTGAATGGTACAGCGAACCTGGGCAATGGCAATACCGACTGGCTGGATGAAGTGCTAAGAAACGGATTGACACAAAACGCAACTGTGTCGGTACGCGGCGGCGGAACAGGTTCTACCTATTACAGCTCACTATCTTACAGCCAGCAAAAAGGTACGTTAATAAGTAGCGACTTTTCCAGGGTTTCGGGTAGATTGAATTTGGACAATGAAATTACCAGCAAACTGAGGGTAATTACTAATGTCGATTACAGCTTCACAAAAAATAATGTAACCAACGGACTTTATGGGAATGCATTGCTTGCACCTCCAACCATCAATCCATACAACGCCGATGGCAGCTTCACAATATTCGATAACTATAATGTGGGTAGCGATTTTGGTTTGCAAAACCCACTGGCCCTGGCTACTGCAACCAATCTGGGTAAAACAAACCAACTCAGGGGCTCCTTATCCGGAGAGTATACTATCCTGAAAGACTTGAAATTGAAAAGTATGCTACAGGTTAATTTCAATTCTTATAAACAAAGAAATTACATCCCAAGCTACCTGGAAATTGCCAATCCCAATAGTCAGGGTGGTGTAAGCGCAGGTGGGGGCGTAGGGTCACAGGCACTCAATGAATCTACAAACACACTCATCGAAAATACACTGACCTGGGATAAAGAGTTCAATGCCGACCACCGCTTAAACATGGTTGCAGGTCAATCTTTTGAAAAATACACTGCCGAGTTCTTCTCTGCAGAAGGAAGGACATTCCCGGATGATATTTACCTCAATAACCTAACCTCAGCAGCTACACCTACACAGGTACGGGGCAGTAACCCTTCTGGTCAATATGCATTGCTATCTTTTTATGCAAGGGCTAACTATTCCTTTAAAGATCGTTATCTGTTAACCTTTACCGGTCGTGCCGATATCTCCAGTAAGTTTGCACAGGGCAATCAGGCGGGGTATTTCCCTTCAGGGGCTATTGCCTGGAAAATAAACCAGGAGCCTTTCCTTAAAAATGTAAAATGGATTGACGAACTGAAGATCAGGGTAAGTGCAGGTAAAACGGGCACCAACAGCATTGCAGATAACATGTTCCGTACCTTGTATACACCTACGGCCTATGCTGGAGCGGCCGCTATTGTGCCTACACAACTGGGTAATGATAAAATCAAATGGGAGTCTACCCTGCAAAAAGACCTGGGACTGGATTACGGTTTTTTTAACAACCGCTTACGTGGAAGCTTTGGTTACTATGACAAAACCACAGATGGGGTCTTGCTGAACATCAGTACTGCACCAAGTTTTGCTTTTGGTAATGTGGTAGTTAATATAGCAGAAGTACGGAACCGCGGTTTAGAATTTGATGTTCGAGGTGACATTATTCAATCTAAAGGGTTCAGTTGGAGTACTGCTTTCAATATTGCACGCAACCGCTCAAAAGTGTTGAAAGTAAACGGAGGCCCGTTCTCTGATCCGAACAACAGGAACGCCCTTAACCTGGGCACCAGTATCGTGAAAGAGGGTGAGCCGCTGGGCTTATTGTATGGAAGGATCTCGCAGGGGGTGATTAAAACCCAGGAGCAGCTGGATGCGCAAAAAGCAGCGTTCCCATTATGGAGCGTATTTAACCGCTGGTTGAACATCGGCGACCTGTCGTACGAGATAGACCCGGCTACCCAGGTATGGAAGCAGGACATCATTGGCAATGCTACGCCTGATTTCTTTGGTGGTTTTACCAATATCTTCGGTTATAAAAATTTTAGTCTTACTACCTTGATGACCTTTTCGTATGGAAACGACCTGCTTTACCAGAACGATGTTTCTAACCGGGCAGTGGTAAACAGTGTAAATAAAGGTGTTGCTATTCTTGATCATTATTCCGCAAGCAATCTGAACAGCAACAGGCAAAGGCTAATCTGGGGAGGTAGTGTATTCAATACCAACGAAAACGTGTATGATGCTTCTTACCTGAGAATGAAATCTATAACCCTTGCTTATGACCTTCCGAGACGATTGGCAACGAAGTGGAATGTACGCATGGCCTCCATCTATATTTCTGCAACAAATCTGTTTACCATCACCAACTATCCAGGACTGGATCCGGAGGTGAGTGATGCACCAGGCAGTATTATTGGCGGCGGTCGCGATCTGAGCACCTATCCAACCACCAGGGAACTGACCATAGGTTTACGTTTTGGATTTTAA